The genome window CAaggtgctgtctgtctgctcctctgcACCTCTAACACACTCTCTTTTGTCACTAACTGTTTCTCCTTCAGATTGGTTAGATAAGGGAGCTCAAAGGTGATAACGCTGTCTTAGGTTGGTTGTGTATCGGTAATCTTTGTGCTTTTGGTTCTAGCACGCTCTCTCCTAAAGGCAGTTGCGGTTGTGCACGGCCTCTACATTCCTGTAGCAGTGGTGATTGGAGatcatttttagttttgtttacaTGTCTGAGTGGTGCAGCTTGTTGCACTCAATTTGAATGTATTGGAAACATGATGATAGAGGGGCTTAAATAGATGGATGGGTTTACATCATGCATTCACATTGCTTGTACTATGTGGCTGTGGTGACCCATCAGTGCTGAATTAATAAAAAGGAGTAGCTTTGAAATGTTTATGTGGTGGTTATTGCAAACAACTGCTGAACTTACATCTTGCAACTTTATAAGTGACTTTTATTCCCAGCTGAGGATGGTCTCATTTTCCGCACTGTAATAAATCTATGAATGAGTTCATTTCTCTGGATGCTTCTTATAAactctgctgcttctctctgtgtggaAATGTCTTTAGCTGCTCTTGCTTGTGAAGGATTATTCTTGAAGCTCATCCTCAGTACAACCTCTTTCTCATAATGTTATGCGATGAGTTTTACATCTGCAGAATTAACGCACGCAGGGTCTTTCATTTGCATAGGAATGTGAAAGCTTCAGCTCTTCCTACCTCCAACTAATGCCTTCCCTATGTGTGTTTTCCTCAAATGCAACCAGGCCAGACTTgtaatgctttgttttgtttgtgtcccTCAGAATGAAGAGAAGCGAAACCTAAATTTGGGCGGACATGTTGGATTTGACAGCCTCCCTGACCAGTTGGTCAGTAAATCGGTCACACAGGGATTTTGTTTTAACATTCTCTGTGTAGGTGAGTACCAAGCAATGTGTTAAATACTTTTATACAATTAGCAACTTTGTTTTGAACTACAACAGCGGGGACATCCTTTTAGTTTTTCCGGACATGAAAGAAATGCACAATTGTGTTGCTGAAATAAAAACTCATGTCTGAAAGCTGACACATGAGTTtaactctctgtctgtctgcctgtgtctcaTCATCTCATCTACTTCCCACCACCCACAGGGGAGACTGGTATCGGCAAGTCCACGTTAATGAACACGCTCTTCAACACCATGTTTGAGAACGAAGAGGCGAGCCATTATCAGAATGGCGTGTATCTGCGGCCACGGACATACGACCTGCAAGAAAGCAACGTCCACCTCAAACTGACGATTGTTGACACTGTTGGCTTCGGAGATCAGATCAACAAAGAGGATAGGTGAGGATGGGGAAATGATAATCGGTGATGTTAAGATAGTGATATGATTTAATGGTTCACTGATGTGCAGTGGaggaaaaaagttaaatatttcacttaaacATTAAGTGTACAAGTATAAATGAACATAAAATGGATATACTCAAGTACTTAAGTAACTGTGCTTTAGTTAAGGATATATGTAACACCTTTCAACTAAATTAAGCAATACTCTTAGAGGTTTATTGACCAGCTTATCAGCAAAACCATAAAGTCCATGGTTTAAATCGAGCCACTGCAGAATTTAGACGACACTGTGTTGATGTATTCTGATTAACAGTTTAGTCCTATGAGTTAAATCCCATTCATCTGGCACTCGGGGCACATGCGTGAAACACATGTTTTGCGAGTGTTTTCCATGTGACTCCGACCGTTATAACAACATATTTTCCATATCAATCCTTATCCAAAccctcatttttattttcaagacGACAACGCAGGCCCAAGTTTTTTGCTCAAATTGGGTCCATGTTGCCTTGGGTTACAaatgagagaaacagacactAACTTATATCAGTCCAGGTTTGGCTTTTTCTCTGTAGgatggaaataaaaagaggTGGGACAGCAATAAAGAGGAAAtagctgatttttttttttttaacatgcaGCTGTGGAATGGAGTGTTCTTGTTGCGACCTAGCCAGCAAGCAGCAGTCTCACGCCCTTTGATAGCAGCTTTCTCTCTAGGCCGTATAAACCAACATACTGAAGGACAGACCCTGCAGCGGACTGTAAATGCACACTGAGAGAGACTCAAAAGGTCAGAGTTGGTGCATTCCTCAGAGAACATGGAAGATAGATGTGAAGGGAGAGGGCAGATGACTGTAAACAAAGGTCTGGCTGAGGATGTAGAATATATTGTTTGGACTTATGTCTCACTCTGTGGGAAGACTTGCTGTTAAGAATTCACCAGTATTTATTCTGCTGTTAAATAAGCGTTGGCAGGTAAGAGCACACAAAGAAAGCTGGCTGTCTAATTTAAAGATCTGTCTTCTTCATACCCCAGAAGCTGTGCATTTTTGGCCTTGTTTCTTTTAGGTGGCTCTGAGTGGCACTTTTACTGTAGCTGCCACTTCCTATAGACTTGATGAAGTGGGACACGCTTCACTCACTTTGACAGGATTCCCGCAGAGCCTTAAAAAGTCTTCAAGAGCATTTATTCATCTAAAAATAAGGCTTTAaatggtattaaaatgtcttaaattaatctttcaaaagtctttaaaaatgctaaaacatGCAGTAAGATTTTATGAATAATTCTATTTATGACATTAGCAATTTAAAATCTCcaaataatattttgttatgTACTGATGATTCCCtatcacattaaagtgacacAGATCAGGATAGCGGAACCAAGAACACTCAATGAATTGATACAGAAAGTGTTTTAAACTCAGCACGATTATActtttttcttcaattttggTTATTGTTAAATTGGCCGTAAACTTAATTCTGAGtggcatttaaacatttttttttttttaaatctgactTGCCTTAAGCTGCGTGAAGGATCCCTGCTTTGAAGCATTTCTGGTCCCTGTGAtttatgtgatgtgatgtggaTTCAGGAGGTGTTTCAGATGTATGGCAGTTGttttcaaacacatttgcttGTCAATCCCGCCAGCGAGAGCCCGAGGTAATGTGAAAGCAGAGGTGACACCAGCTGTAACCAATGAGGCTGAGGTGCTCGTGTCGTGCCCAAATATAGCATCTCAACATAAGCAATGCACATCTGTTTGAGAGCCACAGCAATGTCTGTTTCAAACATTCTTTTGAGACATTAATTGGAGACTAGGCTGGTGGAATTgtgtaaatggggaaaaatgtATTGAGCATCTCAAACGCAGATTGTTACAACAGCAGATATGTCGTGCCAATGCACAAGTCGTGAGAACTATGACTGTGAGACTTGTGTCTGTGATGCCCCATAAATCACAACCTCACTTGAAAGAGACTTTCGTTTCAGGCAGCTGTCATgcagtttattaaatatgtggtCTAATGCTTTCGTTCTCATTCCTCTGAACTAAATGAGTTAAAGCTGCGGACTCAAACCGCTCCAAACAAACTTGCTGTGAATGCGGCACAAATGTTCCTCAAACGGGCTCATGACCTAACATTATCAGGCTGGAGATCGTTTGGGGATtgaaagacattaaaaatagCTTGCCGAGACAAACTGTACTGCTGCATTAACGACGATAAGATATCATTCTAATAAAGGGCATTTAATATAACTTTATAATCACTGCAGAACACTGCAGAATCATTCTGCACTAATTGAAATGTATAGTCTTGCTTTGGCTCCTCAGTGCTAATGGATGTATATTACAATGCAACTAAAAAGGTTCTGCATTAAACATGAGATACTAAAACGGCAATGTTAAGTCATGTTTGGAAACCTCTAATTTATTCTGGTATAGTGTTTTCCAATGATGCCATCCAAGTATGAGTCTGCAAGGTGAATCTTAATGGATCTTTGAATCGTCTGTAGAGTCTAAAAAGAATCTTGGTATTGGTTCATGTCAGAGTTAGTCTCCTCTAGCAATGCAGGCCGTACACGGTGCTGTGGTATGGTTGCCGAAACCATGGACTCTCAGAATTGTGTTGAATTTGACATACCCTTTTAGTCTCAGCAACACATGCAAAACTCTCAACATTTGATGTTTTCATGCAGTACATTCCTAATTTCTTTGATTTTGTTGGTGACACTGTAGGCTACACAGGCCATCTGAGCACTGTGAGAGAGGACAGGATGTTTTGCATCCTCTGTGACTTGTTTCAACCAGACTCCCATAAGCCGAGCATGAATTTCATGCAGCACTAAGCTGTACAGCTCTAAGCTGAGATCTTGGCATAGAATCAGCTCACGcagtaaatgaaaacataactgTCTCACTTAATTTCCTTCGCGACAAGTccatatttcattttctttacattttcaaacgcataaataaatatttctgctTTTAACCACAGACAAAAGTCCTCACAGTTATTTTTCTTTGGCTGTCTCCACAGTTACAAGCCTATCGTTGACTACATCGACACTCAGTTTGAAAACTATCtccaggaggagctgaagatCAAACGCTCGCTGTTTAACTACCACGACACCAGGATCCACATCTGCCTTTATTTCATCGCCCCGACAGGACACTCCCTCAAGTCCCTGGACCTTGTCACTATGAAAAAACTGGACAGCAAGGTACACACCaccgacacacaaacacacaaacacacagccataTAGATATGCTGTGGTTTTCCCCCTTTTTGGCAAAAAGCTCCCTCGCACAGTCCCGGTCCTTTCCCCATTGTCTGTGAGTAACTACCAGTGTTGCTGAAATCCGACCTCCCTTTCACTGTGACCGGTTTGCATTTCACTGAGACATGGATACCGCTGATCTTTTTGTTGGGGTGTGGACTCTGTGTGTCCCAAAGGAATAAGAAAGCTGAAAGAAAAATGCTGCAGTGAATGTGCAAATCGCCATTGCAGATTCACGAGTTCTGACACACATTGCACATTTAAAAGCCAACATGTTGCATGCTTTTGTGCGAGTGACCATGTTCTAAAAACGTATATAAGATTATAATCAAGTGGTCTTTGATATACAGCAGTAATGAACATTGATGTACATTTTTCTAATGACTTATTCTGAGTTCCGGTTTGACATATTTGCAGTTTACAGGTCAAGCGTACAGCAGTCAATATTCACATTCAGAGCCGCATTGATTTATTGCTCTTGTGCGAGTTTACTACACAGACTATTGGTCAGTGGATCCGTGTTTTGCCCATACGTCCGATGAGTGCAGCTCAGTGGAGACGGAATCACTGGCTCGGCCTCAATTAGACAACTGGTGGAAAAAAATCTCATCAGAACAGCAGTTGGAGCGTGAAAGaagaggacaggggaggacGGTGACACAAATGGGCAAGCCGACACATTTGAAAGGTCTATATTGGAGCCATGTTGTATTTGTTaagattatattataatatttgggGAAATCAGTTTCTTTGTGAAGTTTTCAACTGTAGAGATGATTTCTTTCTGCTTGATAACACGTGTAATAAATTCAACCTGTTGACATTTTGATGAGATGTTTCGGTAAACGTCTCGGCGATAAAACACAGCTAAAATCGTTCAGTGGTTTCTTTTTCCGGAAATCTTGGTTTCAGCGTGTGGAGTTTCGGGAAGGGGAAAAGAGCCTCAAAACCTTTCAAAGTGCATGTTCACAAAGCCGGGAGGAGAAGAAacgacagagagaaaagaggcagTTAAAATGCACAAGTGAAGATTTGTGTGTCTTCAACTCTATACGTGTCTCTATGTGCTGGAGAAGGGTTGTACTGACTTCTGAGATCTTTACAAGCACTTAAACTGAGATGAGTGTCGATGTATTTTGCGTTTTTTTGGAATTAAGAGATGTGTATATGCTTGCTTACACCGTGTCACAACACCTTACTGTCCCTGATGGCACTTCTGTATGACTGATGAAGTGGCAGCTTTCGCCCTGCTTGTGCCTGCTGATGCAATGATAATGAATCCAGAACAAAGCAGATGGTCAGCCTGTGATCAAAACCTGCTGTCTTACCTCTGCCAACTATCAACGCACTGCTGCTCGTCTCTGCCAAATGTGTCCGGGTACTATTCTAAACAATGACCGGATACTTCAGCCAACTGCCACTCTCAGGGGACAGCTAATAGTTTTAGGAGGACTTgagaaacttatttttttctccattgAATTCATTAACTTGTACTATGTTTCGATGTTTACATTCACTAAacataaatgttgatttaaaatgccactttatctattttttttatctaagCCAACCTTACTACGTATGACAGCCAAGCGTCACCTGAGGACCAACTGCATTTCTAAAGACAAAGTCATGAACCAGAATGCTGTTCAACAGAGAGGATTTTCATAGAAAGGGCCAAGATTTAAATTCAGCCCCTTCTCTTTGTATCAGGCGACAGCGCTGACCACTGAGCCTCTGTACCGTCTTTACCAGCCAACAGAGTGGTCAAAGCCTGGCACCATACGCTGCCAACTGTCTCATGATGCCATCCAAACCACCACAGCCAACTCTCTGTACCCTTTGCTTTGAAGCAAGGCATAGTAGCGAAGTAGATAATATATTATCTTTATCCTGGTAAATGAACCACAGCAAGGGCAGATAACATGAGCTAAATGTGTTTGCTGTCGTATAGCTGCTTACCTGATATACTCCACTCTAATACGAGTGAAAGCAAATACATATTCCCAACCCTCTTTATTGTAAACCTCCTGCATGTCTGTAAGGGACATTTTGTTACACTCAAGGCCTTTTTCATTTGCACAGTGCCTGAACGTGTTGTAAAGTGACAGCAATGTTGGCGGCAGACACTTTTATGCAAAAGTGATTTACAGCATTGTGAGTGCAACAGTGGGTTCAGTTTTAGCCTGAGTGGGTGGCCACTGTGAGCGCCTGCTCTGACCCCAGTGGCTCTGACCCCAGTGGCTCTGACCCCAGTGGCTCTGTCCCAGCAATCTCCACTTTGTTGAGTGACCACAGTGTGGATGTGACGCTGTTTTTTTTGAATGCAGTGGTCTCTTTctagataaaataataatgtgttgcaGCCAATATTATCTGTTCTGAAAACATCTCTTTGCCATGAGAGGCATTTTCAAGAGCGACTCCTTCTCTAGACTCGAGGGCCACAgacacatgttttatttctgtgctGAGATATGTTCACGTCAATGCCACGAAGCATTACTCTGTGGGAATATGAACTTTTATCTGGAAATGAAAGATAAATGAACTGAGCTGTCCTGTCTGCCAGATAGCCCTGTCACTGGAAAAACCAGGGACGCAGACCAGAAGCAAGTCTTCCCTCAGTCTGCAGAGTTTGCTGTCAAGGCTAGACAATGGTGTTTTTCTTGTTAAATGGGGTACGGCTCACCCCTCCCTACAGAGGGTGGTTGAAGGCAGGGTGGTTTGTGGCAGGAAGAAAGATAAGGGTCTGAAGGAGGTGTcccttttgttttaaaacatttttttcttgcATAGGAGGAAATCATTCCGAGTTAATTATCTAATATTAGCGTCTAGAGAGGATTCAGTTTGTTGCGGTCATTTGACAAACAATGATTGATATTTCCCTCTAACCTTTTTAAATTCAATCAGACTTGGGTGGTAGAGTATTTTCAGATAATTCtttttgatttagatttttatttgttatgcCCGTTTGCACCAGATTAGAGGATTTCAACTGTGGGTTGATGGGGCGGGTCACAGGAAGAAATGTGAGGCAGAGATTAAGGTGAAAGAGACGGGTACATGTCTGTGTTAGAAAACCATcaagaagtttgtttttgtagtttgaCCCGCTGATTTGGCCTGCGTAGGCGTAGGCGTAGGCTAACTAACCGACTCATTGTACTTCCTATTTCCCAAATTATGGGAAGTTTCAGTTGCAAAAGGTTTGAGCTGAGCAGCTGATTCTCTTAAAGTGAAGTAAGAAGAATAAGAGGATTCATTAATATTAACTTGTTTCATGTAGcactataaatatatgtttttacattatttaggCTCTGAATGTATCTGTGGTTCTTATATCCCTCGAACACTAACACTCTCCTCCATCTATTCCTATATAGAGATTTGACCCGTGTGATATTAAAACCGAAAAAAAAATATCACACTGTTATGTTTATTTCAATGATTCATTTTACATGTGAAACTGCTCTGCTGTGGTTACAGCTACCCCTCTGGTGCTCCTAGTTGTTCAGAACAAACCCTGAGAACTATTTGGGAATACCCTTTGGCCAGCTGGGAAAACCCGCCTGTGGGAAGTGAACAGAtatccccctccctcctcactgGGGCTGCATTCAGCACTGGATCGCAATTCGTCAACTTGGTTTGTTGAATAAGGTTTAAAACACAATACTGGCCGCCCTGCTGTAAATTAATGAGCCAATAAAGTATGATGAGCCTGTAATTTGACTCCTAACAAGCGCTGGCTCTTGCTCTGAGGCACACTACTGAATTGATGAGTGAATCTGCGGGGATCCTCCTCGTCCTCCCGGTTAATGATTGGAGTAATACAGACGAACTGTTTATTTCTGCACATCTGCTGCTGATTGGAGATGGAGCCtagtttgtttttataatcactgtttgttttctatatCTGTTGGGGTTCTGCTGCATATTATATTTAGCAATGTACTTAGATttggtttctgtttttaattaggttttcattttgtttcatttagcttttattcacagtgtttttgtattgattgattgattgattgatttaataatatatatttaaatacatttatatttaaataaatatatatatttaaatacatttatatttaaataaatatatatatttaaatacatttatatttaaatattcaaataaataaataaatatttatatatatatttaaatacatataaatatatatttaaatatatttaaatacatttatttatatttatttaaatacatttatatttatttaaatacatttatatttatatataataacaatgcTCTACaaatttaataactttatttattaaatcccTCATTCTTTCCTTAGGTCAGCATAATTCCCATCATTGCCAAAGCAGACACAATCTCCAAGAGTGAGCTCCACAAATTCAAAATAAAGATTATGAGCGAGCTGGTGAGCAACGGTGTCCAGATATATCAGTTCCCAACAGATGACGACACCGTCAGTGAGATCAACGCCTCCATGAACGTAAGTCATGTTGTGACACTCAAACATTCATACAAAATCAGTCTTGgtgtctttttacttttacaagaAAATGCCAGATGTGTTTTTTGTAAGTAAAAATGATAGCATTGGGCCTCATCAAGTTTTTCCTTACATTTGTTCTCGAGGggaaaaactgtaaaatatgtgcaaatacCAGCTGACCGCAGTGTCCATGTgcttaaacatacagtatatgcaaaCATTACTAATAGTTTTACGCAAAACTGTATGAATACTGGCTCTGTTT of Cottoperca gobio chromosome 14, fCotGob3.1, whole genome shotgun sequence contains these proteins:
- the septin8a gene encoding septin-8-A isoform X2 is translated as MAATDVDVFSNEEKRNLNLGGHVGFDSLPDQLVSKSVTQGFCFNILCVGETGIGKSTLMNTLFNTMFENEEASHYQNGVYLRPRTYDLQESNVHLKLTIVDTVGFGDQINKEDSYKPIVDYIDTQFENYLQEELKIKRSLFNYHDTRIHICLYFIAPTGHSLKSLDLVTMKKLDSKVSIIPIIAKADTISKSELHKFKIKIMSELVSNGVQIYQFPTDDDTVSEINASMNAHLPFAVVGSVEEVKVGNKVVRARQYPWGIVQVENESHCDFVKLREMLIRVNMEDLREQTHARHYELYRRCKLEEMGFKDTDPDSQPFSLQETYEAKRKEFLGDLQRKEEEMRQMFVNKVKETEAELKEKERELHDKFEQLKRMHQEEKRKVEEKRRDLEEELNGFNRKKMAAETLSLSQPLKKDKDKKN